Genomic DNA from Chaetodon auriga isolate fChaAug3 chromosome 13, fChaAug3.hap1, whole genome shotgun sequence:
ATGGTTGTATGATTGTGCCTTTACACCCAGACTGCTGTATCTTTGCTCTGTTTACAACAAAGACCACAATGGAAAAGAGTCTTGGACTTTATTTGTTATTCTAAACATTTTTTAAGTTATAATATCCTCTTTCTCAAATGATCAAATACAATAACATAAACCAGGAAGCATCAGTTTGAAGATTGTCCTAATGATCCTGTATGAGAAGACAAACAATACAAACTGGGCGGATCAAAGAATAGACTCGATCCAGATCCAGCTCATATCTTGGTCCCGGTGGTCTCTCCACCAGCAGCCCGCaggccccccaccccccgccccGCGCTCCCCGTCACTTGTCCAGGATCAGGCGTgagtgcgcgcgcgcgcgcgttGCAGATGAAACtttcagaagctgcagagagtTTGGAGTCAAACTAATCTCATCCAGATTCAGCGGATTCCCACAGACCTCAGGACGGATCACAACTCACCGGGACCGAGCATGAAGATGTTGGCGCTGCCTGTCCTCATCACTTTACTGCACTGTGAGTTTTCCTTCTGGTTTTAGAAGCTCAGTGAAACAATTGACTGACATTATTAATGACGGGAAAAGACGCTGTGACAGACTGATCATAACAGACTATTGCAagaagttttcagtttttcagaggAAGAACTGCATTTTAAGATTAATATGTGGAAAGATATTCTGTTGCCTcggatgtttgtgtttcatggcTGTATTTCACTTCAATTTTTGGTCtttgatagtaaactgaatagAAGGAAAACATGGCAAAGTTCCTATAGGTTTGCatagaagaaagaaaaatagaaacgTTATACCAAAAAGGAGGTAGTTAGGGACTGTACGAAAATTATtggtgagtgtgagtgtgagtgtgtgtgtgtgtgtgtgtgtgtgtgtgtttttcattaggATTCTactcatgaaaaacaaaaagaaagaaaaaaaaaagaaaacctgcaAATACCCTCCTTCAGTAtctcaaaataataaaatagtatTGGCACAACTCAGTTCACAATAATAAGAGACAAAGCAGAAAGGCTTTAAGGTAAAGTTTTAGGATTTATATTAACACAAGAAAAGTTTTCTgatcagcaaaaagaaaaaggagtaACTCCGTTTTCTGACCCCTGTCTCCCTAATAAGTCTTACACAGTCCCTCGGCAATGCAGGATGCAGATTTTGTAACAGTGTTACATTGATCATTAGTGTATCTGATTGAGTTCATGCATGTTACGTCCACATGTCAGGGGGaggtgtgatgtgttcagggacTGCGGCAGGGACTGAGATTGTGCAGGGAGTGGTTGTGGCAGGGCTTCATGTTTACACTGAACCCGCTCTGATGCTGTTTGAACCTGAGATCCACAGGCTGATGAGATGCATCACGTGGCCCCGCGGAGGAGTCTGAGATCCCACCCTTTCAGTTTGAAGATAGCCCCCAACTGACCCTGTTGCTAATTGGACTGAGATGAAAACGACCTCTTGCTATCtggaaaaatgcatttgaagTTGCTGTGGGAATTTTAAAAGGCAAACAACTTGCTTTATGTCAATAATTCCAGCTTTGGCGCTTGTGTTTTGATCTCTCTTGTATTTACTCATGAGGACCGAATGTCCTCACAGAGATTTAAAGACTGAAGTCCTTATCCTCAGTTAGGACGAGGCTGGTGAGGATGTGATTGGAATATGTTGAGCTTGATTGGTTATACTGAACTTGATATTGATTTTAAGAACTTTCTAATTCCTTTAGTGTAACAATTCATTTGAAATTCAGTATCAAAAAACATATAATAACACTATTGTGGATGATATCAGAGGTCTATAACATCAAGACATGAATTGTTTATGATGTCTTTTAAAACACatgtgtgttcagtttgtttggtaAAGATTAGTTCATGTCAAGGATTCAGGTCTAGTGTTAAAATCAGCTTTAGGTTTTACTGAGGTTATGGTGCAGAGGGTGAGGGTTAAGAGTCCGTCAGTGTAGATACTCAAGAGTGTATTACagatatgtgcgtgtgtgtgtgtgtgtgtgtgtgtgtgtgccagctgagAAGGATAGGGTTACTGTCATGAGGAGCTGCTTTGTCTGCAGAAGTAAAGCATGCTCTCCAAGCATGTGTGTGCcccacacacgcagacacacgtacatgcaggcacacacacacacacacgcacacacacacgccacacacTCTCACCGAAAATCCCTCTTATTCAGCTTCTCCATAATAACAAACAAGATGTATTCACTGATATTTCTCAAATAAAGGCTCCTTAAAGCGATTCTCCACTGAGGATTCATTTGATCATCTCTACCACTCTATCACTTCCTCCCTGTCATCTTGAATAGTGGCTGTTAAAAGTGGTTTTGTCCTTcgcaggaaacagcagctgagagcagcttGAAAGTTAGTTGCAATGGATTTCTAGCAGATTTAAGTTTTCACAGCATAGAGAGCGTATTGCATCAATAGAAACTACACAAATCTGCAGCATAATCCACTTCTCCGCTGCCCATCTGTGAGCTATCAAGGACAGCTACTTTGTCACATTAACACCCTCCCTGAGGCTTCAAAGCTTTTTGGTAAAAGTACATCCAACCATATTTAGGTAAAGCTTTGATTTTTGTGAAAACTGACTACAGCCGCAGTGCTTTGTGAAGGAAAGTACAAACCTCTCACAGCCACCTTTAAACCCACCCTAATACTCTCTAATCACTTAATGTGCTTTTTCAAATTTGTGCATACAATGTGTTTGTATACTTTCATGCATTTTTGTGAAAGAATGTGGGGtctgctctgtgtctttgtatgtgtgtgtgtgtgtgtgtgtgtgtgtgtgtgtgtgtatgtgtgtgcttgctgaAGGGACAGATCACTAAAAGAGGTTATCAGGTGGGGATGAAGCAGCGTGTCAGAGAGTCATCCATCACATGCATTCCTACACACCACCGCTCCTGGCACTACCAGGATGTGGCTACACACtctatatctgtgtgtgtgtgtgtgtgtgtgtgtgtgtgtgtgtgtgtgtgtgtgtgcgcagccaCACAAAACGAAAGCAGAAATGCACATATTCTGTCGTGGGAAATTAAGGTTATAATGTGGACTATATGGTGAGGATGCATGCCTGTGTGCTTAGGCTGTACCTCATTCTCATGGTCTTTTGAACCTGCTTACCTGTCTGTAATTCTGGTGCTATATTAgctatatatatctatatctagcATGTGTTAAATACAGCGAGAAACTGTCTAATTTACACCAGTTGATTGATCCTCTCTCCCCTGCaggtcctgtctgtctgtcagtgacagtgagcagcagtAAACCCAAAGTGGAGGTCCACGAGCACACAGGTGagactgtgctgtgctgcctcTCTTGTGTTATTTGGCTTTAAAGTGGCCACAGCTTTAAGGAACACCGCTGTCTAATTTGATTGAAGTAATTCCTTAATTGAAGATTAAAGAGTAAAGAATTGCAACATGCCACCATTTATTTTCACATGAATCTTGCCATCCATTTCCAAATGATATGATACACAGCTGTGGGTAAATATGACTTAAAGAAAAGCGTGACAAGCATTAATATGAATTAAATTAATGTGCACATTTAGGAACAATTTGAGGGCAAGGATGAAACAGGGAGAGGGATATTACATCTGATATCTGCTTTTCTGATTTGTGTGCTCCTCATTGCAAAACAAATCAGTGAAACCAACAGACAAACCAATTTTACACAGATTTACATAATTGCAGCTTAAATTACCACCACCAGATTCAACATATATTTCACAAGATTGTTTTGGAAAATCAACTAAGATGAAGAGAAACCAGCAGATATCTCATTTCCTGTGTTCATTTCCCAGTGTTTCAGCATCAAATCAGCAAAAACAGTAGATCTGTCCTTTTGCTTCATGGgaaaaatgacctgaaaactCAAACAAGGCCAAAGGTTTATCTACTGTGAATCATTTTGCGGCTCTGTTTTCCAGATGCTGTGCTTGCCTGTGAGTTCAAGACCGAGAAAGATCAGAATCCTCGAATCGagtggaagaagaaaggaaaggcGGTGACATTTGTGTACTTCAATCACAAATTTACTGGTGAgtggtgacatcatcacatcatcccTCCATTacttatccttttttttttagagcgGAGTTAAGCCTTGTCCATCTTTTATCATCTTTCCTACTGTTATAGGGTCTTATGCAGGACGGGCAAAGATAGAGGGAGCAACGCTGACGATACACTCCGTTACTCAGAAAGACTCGGGGGAATACCGCTGTGAGGTGACTGCCAGCGAGGACCACACCAACCTTGGAGAGGCTACTGTAACCCTCAACGTCCTCGGTATGATGAGAaatctttatgtgtttttgtgaaaatgtaaatatgcatGCGTAAGGGTGAATGACATGTGTTTGCAATGTGCAAATGAAAAGTAAACTTCTGTAATTTACTTGGTTTTGTCCAGGAAAACTAGTCAGACATTCAAGGAAAATCCTTGTTATTAATGGCACCGGTGGCCGTTAAATGAACTGCCGTCTGCATCCTGCTGCTTTGTACTTCTACATAATTTACTGTTGGCTAAAATCAACACCATTTGTCATAATACAGAATTTTAATTTTAAGTTACACATGCAGAGACTGAGGATTTATCACCCACTCCTACTTCAGCTTGGCAATTCAATTTAAGAATGAAAATTTGTCTTATAGTTTGCCACatcataataaacaataaacagtgtAGACTTCAGTAAAATTGTACTTTAAATATTAAGTTTGATAATAATAGCGTTATCACTTTCAGGGAGTACTTTCAATCTAATTCCATTTCAGTGTGATGATTATTGCTCAAGACAGAGTGAACTGATTATGTCTTTCAGCAGATCAATTCATTGATTAGTCAGTGCCTAGATGCAGCAGATTAGTTCATTAGACCCTTCTTCATCCACCAAGCATCAAAATGCATCGACAGAAGTaacaatgtgtgttttaaggtcGCCTTGCCTTCCCAAAAATTATATTGTTGCATATTCATTTGCAGTTTTTGCTGTAACTCaagctgtttctcctctctgcctcctcagtGCCTCCTCATGTCCCATCCTGCGAGGTGCCGAGCTCTGTGTTCGTGGGCTCGGGCCTGGAGCTTCACTGTAAGGACAAACTCAGTGTGCCTCCTGCCACCTACCGCTGGTACAAAGACAACAAGGCTTTGACGGCCACAGCGGACACTCCATACAGCATCGACACAAACAAGGGCACGCTGGTGAGTGTGCGctaaaaaatatgaacaatacctgcactgacacacagctgccGTTCTCTCTAATTCAACTCTCTCCTCATCTATTGTCTGGAGCAGAAGTTGAAGAGTGTGTCCAAAACAGACGCAGGCATGTACCGCTGTGAGTCCTCCAACAGTGTGGGGGCGCCCAAGAGCTGCGTGGCCCAACAACTGAAAGTTATTGATTGTAAGTGGGTTTTGGTAAAAGTCCTCACTGGAGTTTACACATCATGCTCCGCTCACCTAAGACTGAGGAaactctctctttcccctccttcTAGATCCTTGGAACATGACGATTTTGATTGCGGGAGCTGCAGGTTTTCTCGTGctcatcttcctctgctgcatctgtgtgtgtgtctgccgaCGCCAAGGCTGCTGCAAGAGTGAGTAGTGTGATGCTGTTACAAGATGTGTGCTAACCTACAGACAGTcatggaggaagtattcagatctttcacttcagtaaaagtataaaaaaaaatcattgtaaGTGAAGGACTTACACTCAAAATCTCCATTCGCAACAAGCAGTACTGTCAGTTGTGCTGTGATCTCAGAATTAACAAAATAGTCACCTGCTCGGGTGTCACCATGCTTTGTGTTTACATCATGCAGCTCTGGAAGTTTTTAACACCGTCTGAGTTTTCCCGTGTGCAGAGAAAAGTCTCTGAATTCTGTTCATGATGCAGCCGGTTGTCTCAGTGCTCTTATCAGCCTTGCTTTCAGCGCACTGTAAAATTGACTGTATGCtctctgctcagcaccaaaGAGCAGGCAACCAGAAACTGGAGTAGCATTTCTAGCGGCTAAAGACAGACACTTCCCCCAGGAGAGCCAAAGGAATGTGAATATTGCACTGAATCTGTCAGGTGCAGAGAAACATGACTGTTGATGTAtacatgagtaaatgtactcattaCTATCCAACCAAATACTGCCAGCACATAAAGAGACATAATGTCCAACTTCTTTGGCAGCCATGATAGTGATGTTGACAAATGttgactttttctctctttttcttcgaacagaagacaagaaaataaagaGGTGAGGGTTTCACTTTTTTGACTCGTTTTGCTGTAGTTATGTGTTGTTGACCGCTTGAGCACAGACTGACCTGCCACCCTTCGTCTTTCAGCACCAAGTCCTTCaaccctgctcctcctcctcctcccatccacaatgtgagtaatcAGAGGGCCTGTTGTCGTGCCAGGGCTCGTTTTCCTCGCTATCATGCATTTGGGTTGCCATTAAATTGTGTCAATAAGGTTCTGATAACGCTGCTCCACAGCTAATGAAAGGAATGATTCATTGTGTGCCTCTCTGTTCTCTACAGTTCAAGCACTACAAACAAACTCGCTCCTTCATGATCTGAGGAGGAAACGCTCTCTCACTTTGACTTCAAACCATCCAAAATCTGAAGTGAACACTTAACCGTGCAACACACTGGAGAGTTACCCGCCTGTCGCCTTGCTTTGGGCCGCTGCTCACCGCTTGCTGGGATGGACACATAGACAAACAGATCTTCGCATATGAAGCAAaaacaagagttaaaaacaggatTTTGCCCAAATCTTGTTGCTTCCTAAACACTGGCATCTATGCGTTGACAGTTTGGGGGATGTTTCCTACTTTCATGTTGACTATAAACTCACAGTAGTGTAGATTCAGGGTTTAACTCAGCTCTTTCAACTACTTTAACATGTTGTATTACtatatttttcttctgtgtgtcaAGAGATTTTGAAAATCTTgttttaaatcatattttttcatctcctctcaaAGGGGTTGAAGTTCAGCACTTCAGTTTATGCTTAAGCTGTTTTGTGCCACCTATAGGCCAGAAACTGTTACTCATCCACACTGATCATACTGTATAGATTGTAtcctttgttttgtccttcatttaTATTTAGATGTTGTTTTatatgatgctgttttttctctgtaatttttctatattttaagaaACATGTATTGATCTCATAATTGTAAACTGTTCTGTTTAATCTGTGGCTGTATAAATTCGAAAGGTGTGAATTGAGCAACAAATGAACAGgtgtctgcacacactgaatGGTGCTCTGGAAGCT
This window encodes:
- the jam2b gene encoding junctional adhesion molecule 2b, with translation MKMLALPVLITLLHCPVCLSVTVSSSKPKVEVHEHTDAVLACEFKTEKDQNPRIEWKKKGKAVTFVYFNHKFTGSYAGRAKIEGATLTIHSVTQKDSGEYRCEVTASEDHTNLGEATVTLNVLVPPHVPSCEVPSSVFVGSGLELHCKDKLSVPPATYRWYKDNKALTATADTPYSIDTNKGTLKLKSVSKTDAGMYRCESSNSVGAPKSCVAQQLKVIDYPWNMTILIAGAAGFLVLIFLCCICVCVCRRQGCCKKDKKIKSTKSFNPAPPPPPIHNFKHYKQTRSFMI